Within the Arachis duranensis cultivar V14167 chromosome 10, aradu.V14167.gnm2.J7QH, whole genome shotgun sequence genome, the region GGACACCCGCGAGTAGATATCCACCTCGAGCTCACTAGTCATTCTTTGGATAGGGACTGGTCGCTGTCTCGGCAAATTCACAACACAACTACGCTCTCGGATCGTGATAACCTTTTTCCTAGCCATCACCTATAGGAGCACTACCACTACGTCACCACCATTACGTTACCAAAGAACAAAAAGTCCTAGAGCTACAAAATTTATGTCTCACTTAAGTAAGATACAAAATAAGccttaaaaacataaaaattctgaaaaatgaGGGTAAGGCAAATCAtcgattatttaaaaaaaaattcaaaatagtgGTGCCCCGACTGCATTGAGCCtaatcaaaagaaataaacaaagaaaaaatgcgagaaaaatttcaaacaataccaaaaaacatgaaaaatgtgcaaagaaaaaaatgtgtGAAAGTTTACAAAGAAGGAAAAGCGCAATGCAAAACACATAAGAATATAAAGAAACCAAAAAATTCCACTAACCTTGAACAAATGTATTGGAGTGTTGGTAGAAGAAGTGATGGCGACGAAGAAGGCGATGCAGAAGGGAGACCAGACAAGAGAGAAGTTCATTGGGAGGAAGGAGAGACTGTTCACGTCTGGGAGTAGTTTTGGAAAATGAAAGGTAAAGTGAAAATAAAGGGTTATTTAATTTCAAACTAATGTTGCATTTATTGTTGAGAAAGAATTTAAGATTGCGACTGACGGTttgtaaaataagaaaattataacTGCTtcgaaattaaaagaaaatgttcaGTTTCTTTTAATGAACTCTTCTAAATCCCAATCAAGAGACGGGTCCAACTTCCTGAACTCAGATGCCCCCGACCAAAAAGTCTAGGTCCGGGAATCCGAGTTGGGGGTATTATTATGGACAAATAAGAATGTAACGGACAAAACAATTAAGTCATAACCGACATTACGAGATAACGACAAGATTACCATAACGGCTACACTATCAAAGCCTGTAATTATCGAATTTCGACAATAACAACAGGACATAAAAGTATTAGATGCTAGAAAAACGGCAGCCTTACAAGGCAGAGTCAAAAGGAAAAAACAACTAAGAAGTAAGCATACGAATAAATTTCTCATTATTTAATACACTATTAACATTAGCATCAGAGTGTCTTATAGGTTATTCATCTGACTTGGTTTTATACACATCGAAGTTAAGATCTTTACCTCTTCAGATCGTAATTTCGCTTCTAACACGGACAGTTATATATGTGAGTAATAACTTTCTtttaagaaaagacacaaaaacaATCCTATATTATTGGCTAGATTTattgtaataaaatttaaatgaccgaataatattctaaataattttattgcctaattaaatagtataattGGTGATCTAATAAGTGGGAAACAACGGAAAAAAATGACTATTTTGATGAGaaagataatttaattttttttaaataattacttttttataaataagatGGTTACTCacgtaatatttttatattagttgaatatgttaaattatttaattatttttaatttttatttttgccgaaaatgttaatataaataTCAAAAGCCCGTTGAGCGAGTCAAGTCACAAGTGCCTTGCTTCATAGGCATGCAATGCTACGAAAAGTTCACTTATGAATATCATAGACTACTAGTCTACTACATCGCTTTCCATTGCACTTTTCTCCAATCTTAACATATGTGTGGATAAATTAAATAACGAGACTTATTGGAGGACATGACGAATAAAAATATCGTTAGTACATTAGCAAATGACATCAATTTGGAGGCACTAAATAagggcattatttttaggtgaattttattgtatttttgttgtggtgtttaaattatttaatttattttttaaaataaaatatttaaaataaaaaatatattatttaaaatttattaaatattatttattttttttttaataatttagacACTATAgcatttatcttatttttataagatATTTGTGAGTATTAGTAGCTNNNNNNNNNNNNNNNNNNNNNNTAAAATATaaacatattaatttttatatttttattttttatattttatgtttagtaTCTTATTTTATCGAACCAAACCTAAATTTAGAAATATACAAAAGTCCAATGTGGTGGTGtgatcatattttcgaaaaatgttTCTTCTCCGTGTATTATAACTAGTTATGCAATAGACTAATCCACAAGTTTATGTATGTCTTGTatcaatttagtttttatttagatttagaaaaataagagtGATAAATATTAAGTTTCAAACTAATTTTATAACAACTAAATTAGTTTTTCCTGACATATAACAACTAAATAAGTCACCAAAAACTACTTTAGTTGTTATATGATAGAAACTTCATTTCTAGAAAAATACACgcacaaataattttataattggtTAGATTTGGTAAGATTTATGAAAATGGAAattgaataacaaaaatattttctagtCAATTATGTTGCCAAATTAAATGGTAACGTTGGTGGCTAATAAGTGGAGGAAAATTGAAGGGAATTATATTTTCAACAAggtaatttagtaattttaaaataatttttttacaaataaaatagttattcacgtgatatttttatgtaaaaataataattaaaatataaatatatttaattaaataatttaattaaatatattaaattatctaataattctGAATTATTATCTTTTATGTGAAGATGTGAATATAAACATAAAAGTAAGTTGAATGAGTCAAGTGCCTTGCTGCTTGGACATATATACTTTGAAGTAGACACTAAGTTCAACAAGACCCCTTGTGAGTATCATGGATCTCTACATCGCTTTTCATTGCACTTTTTTCCATTCTTAAGTCTTAACACAATGTCGACATTCAAGTGTTGGCACTTTGGAAATTAAACAAAGAGACTTATTctaaagaaaaagtataaagaGATCCTGAATAATATAAACAATAGATATattgaatatttaatttaataggtATATAGATgattatgttaattatttttatttgaatagttatttttttattcaatttattcaTACACAATTAACAATGATtagatgtttaatttattagataTGTAGATGATTATCCTAATGTTAAAATTTAGGATATAATTTAGAagtagaatatttttttattttattaaatcaatTCTAAAAcctattatttacattatttaaaaaaattattatctatcTAACAAAATTGGATTCTAAAACATATGCTGAAATGTTGATATGTCTAGCTTTTTGGTTACGTTTATGACTCATTCTCCCTTCCCAAGCAAAAACAACGATATATCAAACAAACGCGTGAAGTAATGCAAGTAAATATTTTCagttataaatatatgtatgcATATTCATTAAGGAACCATGAGTTCCAACTCAACACATAGTTAAATACTTAAATTCATGACAACAATGTTGTTTCTCCTTTGTTTCCTACTCGTTCATCTTAGTGGCATTGCATGCAACTTTGCCACAGACAAAGAAGCCCTTCTTTCATTCAAATCCCAAGTCATTGACCCCCAAAACACACTCTCAAGCTGGACGACAGACTCCCAGCATTGCAAATGGTACGGTGTGAAGTGCTCCAATATTGGAAGAAGGGTCAAATCTCTGAATCTAAGAGGACTGAGCCTCTCTGGAAAATTACCCTCTCAACTCTCCAAACTCACTTACCTTCACTCACTTGACCTCTCTGCCAACTCATTCCATGGCCAAATTCCACCAGACATTTCTTACCTTTCCCTTCTCAATATCCTTTTCTTATCTTCCAACAACCTCAGCGGCACAATTCCACCGCAGTTGGGACAACTCAAACGTTTACATAGCTTGGATTTGTCTGTGAATAATCTCACCGGTGAAATCCCTTCAACGTTGTGCAATCTCTCATCTCTTAAGTATCTTGCCATTGCAAGGAATCACTTGTCAGGTGAAATTCCAACTCAAATAGGAAACCTTGGCAATCTTTCGCAGCTTCAACTATCGGAAAACGATCTCAGCGGCCAACTTCCCTCTTCACTCTTCCACATCTCTCAGTTAACATACTTGTCTGTCACAAGCAACAATCTCTCAGGAAAGTTTCCAGCTTCTTTAGGATTTTCACTTCCAAATATAAAGAATCTCTCCCTTGCAACAAATAGGTTTGAAGGGCCGATTCCTCATTTCATATCCAATTCTTCACAACTTGAGTACCTTGATCTTTCTAACAACTTCTTTAATGGGAACTTGCCTTTGTTCAACAACTTTGAAAATCTTGTATACCTTGCTCTTGGAAACAATTCTCTCTCTTCCACCACTTCCTTGAATTCTCAGTTCTTTGATTCCCTCACAAACTCAACTAAGCTTCAAGTTCTCATACTCTATCACAACAATTTGGCTGGAGAACTTCCAAGTTCTATTCAAAATCTGTCTACCAAACTATATTGGTTCTGTGTAGCTGATAATTTTCTCACTGGTAAGATTCCTCAAGGATGGAAGAAACTTCAAAATCTTGagtttttatcttttgaatcCAACCATTTCTCTGGTGAGTTGCCATCAGAGATCGGATCTCTAAGTAATCTGGTGGAACTTACAATAGATGACAATGTATTGTCAGGGGAAATACCAGATATTTTTGGGAATCTCACTTCTCTGTCTATTATTTCAATGGCATACAACCAATTCACAGGTAGAATTCACCAAAGTATAGGACAATGCAAGGGACTAAACTCTCTTTATATTGGAATGAATAAGCTTGGTGGAACTATACCAAAGGAGATTTTTGACCTTCCTGGCTTAGTACACTTATCCGTTGGAGGAAACTCATTGCATGGATCAATTTCATCTGGCGTGAGTACCATGAAACAGCTTGAGACATTTGATGTCTCCAACAACCATTTTTCAGGTTCCATTCCTTCTGAAATAGGAGAATGTtctaccttgaagatacttgagATGGGGAGAAACAATTTCAGTGGCTTAATCCCAAGTACTCTAGGGAGTTTAGCATCCTTGGAGACTTTGAATCTTTCATCAAATAACCTCAGTGGCATTATTCCTGAAAGTTTGGAGAAGCTGCAGGATCTAAATACATTAAATTTGTCTTTCAAccatttggaaggacaagttcCCATGAAAGGAGTTTTCATGAACCTTAGCCGGGTTGATCTCCATGCAAATGACATGCTTTGTAGCATTGACATGGAAATTGCAAGGAAGTTGGGGATACTTTTATGTCATGTAGGCAAAAAGAAGAGACATATTTTACTCCCTATCATTCTTGCAGTTATAGGTGCTACTATTCTTCTCATTTCAATGCTTTATCTGTTGTGGATAGTAATATTCAAAAGGAGGAGAAGTAGAGAGAGCAATGTCAATTCAACATCTGCTCTAGTGATGGGGTTACCCCAAAGTAT harbors:
- the LOC107469816 gene encoding probable LRR receptor-like serine/threonine-protein kinase At3g47570, whose amino-acid sequence is MTTMLFLLCFLLVHLSGIACNFATDKEALLSFKSQVIDPQNTLSSWTTDSQHCKWYGVKCSNIGRRVKSLNLRGLSLSGKLPSQLSKLTYLHSLDLSANSFHGQIPPDISYLSLLNILFLSSNNLSGTIPPQLGQLKRLHSLDLSVNNLTGEIPSTLCNLSSLKYLAIARNHLSGEIPTQIGNLGNLSQLQLSENDLSGQLPSSLFHISQLTYLSVTSNNLSGKFPASLGFSLPNIKNLSLATNRFEGPIPHFISNSSQLEYLDLSNNFFNGNLPLFNNFENLVYLALGNNSLSSTTSLNSQFFDSLTNSTKLQVLILYHNNLAGELPSSIQNLSTKLYWFCVADNFLTGKIPQGWKKLQNLEFLSFESNHFSGELPSEIGSLSNLVELTIDDNVLSGEIPDIFGNLTSLSIISMAYNQFTGRIHQSIGQCKGLNSLYIGMNKLGGTIPKEIFDLPGLVHLSVGGNSLHGSISSGVSTMKQLETFDVSNNHFSGSIPSEIGECSTLKILEMGRNNFSGLIPSTLGSLASLETLNLSSNNLSGIIPESLEKLQDLNTLNLSFNHLEGQVPMKGVFMNLSRVDLHANDMLCSIDMEIARKLGILLCHVGKKKRHILLPIILAVIGATILLISMLYLLWIVIFKRRRSRESNVNSTSALVMGLPQSMSYNEIRIATENFAAENLIGKGAFGSVYKGEFTLDTGETTTFAVKVLDMQQSKACKSFNAECEALKNARHRNLVKVITSCSSLDSKGEDFKALVMQFMASGNLDMWLHPNDDESGSSLSLLQRLNIAIDVASAMDYLHHDCDPPIVHCDMKPMNVLLDDNMVAHVGDFGLARLLPENATQKESGTLGLKGSIGYIAPEYGEGGKVSTSGDVYSFGILVLEMFIGKRPTDEMFKEGLCLNKFASAMDDHENKVIMKVGDGRFLTNESSEYSTQSYSIEVDNHSVHHWRRKAEECVDAVIRVGLSCTAQQPKDRCTMRDTSIKLQAIRKSMLAL